The Paenibacillus uliginis N3/975 genome has a window encoding:
- a CDS encoding DUF4179 domain-containing protein — translation MNTRIKLEDKDFNQLQSLIRETPIEVDLVERTMEKYAEVNSKAANSRVIATRNKNRAGKTIIAVASAFLILMGSGFISPTMAASIKQIPGINSIFKFAGDLGLKTADEKGLVTTVNSSDSHDNLKLNVPVVMFDGTRVSIGIEHQSSVKKYLDKNMQELISSIELFINGEPVNSYAPANTSNSIDPYIIPSIEDNSAIIQFSDRHNQGGNVFPDKFDLTLKISVLGIQEPFEIDIPVEKNTKDNLALNPSISRQYENINLKLDKVEFTPITTSLTTRIELSKNLEIASSLPLLGYDIFDEKGNKLKLINANGWNPTDGNVMITDSRFEPFESIPKSITIKTYKYLYKNENRNQFELDSNGIPKIEYLPDLEITLPITLK, via the coding sequence ATGAACACTCGTATAAAACTGGAGGATAAAGATTTTAATCAATTACAAAGTTTGATTAGAGAAACACCTATTGAAGTAGATTTAGTTGAGCGTACTATGGAGAAATATGCTGAAGTAAACAGTAAAGCAGCAAATTCCAGAGTTATAGCCACTCGCAATAAAAATAGAGCGGGTAAAACAATAATAGCTGTAGCTTCTGCGTTTTTGATTTTAATGGGTTCAGGATTTATTTCGCCAACGATGGCAGCATCTATTAAACAAATTCCCGGAATAAATTCAATCTTTAAATTTGCTGGTGATCTTGGTCTGAAAACTGCAGATGAAAAGGGTCTGGTTACAACTGTTAATTCAAGCGATTCTCATGACAATTTGAAACTAAATGTGCCAGTCGTAATGTTTGATGGCACACGTGTGTCGATTGGTATTGAGCATCAGTCTTCGGTGAAAAAATATTTAGATAAGAATATGCAGGAACTAATTAGCAGCATAGAACTTTTCATTAATGGAGAACCAGTCAACTCTTATGCGCCTGCTAATACAAGCAATTCTATTGATCCATATATTATTCCCAGTATAGAAGACAATAGTGCAATTATACAATTTTCAGATCGACATAACCAAGGGGGAAATGTATTTCCTGATAAATTTGACTTAACATTGAAAATTTCAGTATTGGGTATCCAGGAGCCATTTGAAATTGATATTCCAGTTGAAAAGAATACAAAGGATAATCTGGCTCTTAATCCATCAATAAGTCGTCAATATGAGAATATCAATTTGAAGTTGGATAAAGTAGAATTTACGCCGATTACAACCAGCCTAACTACACGTATTGAGTTATCTAAAAATCTAGAGATTGCATCATCTCTTCCTCTTTTGGGCTACGATATATTCGATGAAAAGGGCAATAAATTAAAATTAATTAATGCAAATGGATGGAATCCAACAGACGGCAATGTTATGATAACTGATTCCCGGTTTGAACCGTTTGAATCAATCCCCAAATCAATAACCATTAAGACATATAAGTATTTATATAAAAATGAAAATAGAAATCAATTCGAGCTAGACTCAAATGGAATCCCAAAAATAGAGTATCTTCCAGATTTGGAGATCACTCTTCCGATAACATTGAAATAA
- a CDS encoding RNA polymerase sigma factor, which yields MNQSNMDDSELMSVLERIKLGDIPSYAYIISRFQKRIFLYCYYLLKSHEEAEDAAQDIFIKGLENITRFSYNVSFSAWLYTIARNHCTDLLKIRSKRYKSLMQYEINNDYKMENEYTDLIHDLLDNLNMEERQILLLRSLEEYSYDEIASIMDIKPTTIRKKYERIRKKLIQQKIEGGKIYEHSYKTGG from the coding sequence ATGAATCAATCAAATATGGATGATAGCGAATTAATGTCCGTACTGGAGAGAATAAAGTTAGGGGATATTCCATCTTACGCTTATATTATAAGTCGCTTTCAAAAACGTATTTTTTTATATTGCTATTATTTACTTAAAAGTCATGAAGAGGCTGAGGATGCTGCTCAAGATATTTTTATTAAAGGGTTGGAGAATATAACGCGTTTTTCTTACAATGTCTCTTTTTCAGCTTGGCTTTATACAATAGCGCGAAATCATTGTACAGATCTACTTAAGATAAGAAGCAAACGTTATAAATCCTTAATGCAATACGAGATAAATAATGACTACAAGATGGAAAATGAATATACCGATCTGATCCATGATTTATTAGACAATCTAAATATGGAAGAAAGGCAAATTCTTTTACTTCGTTCTCTTGAGGAATATAGCTATGACGAAATAGCTTCGATTATGGACATTAAACCCACTACCATTCGAAAAAAATATGAACGAATTCGAAAAAAATTGATTCAGCAAAAAATAGAAGGAGGAAAAATCTATGAACACTCGTATAAAACTGGAGGATAA
- the prfA gene encoding peptide chain release factor 1 — protein MLDRLQSLADRYEKLSELLCDPDVANDSKKLRDYSKEQSDLQPAYEAFVEYKNVIDELDAAKTMQGEKLDDEMREMVKMEIDELSARQQTLEETIRVLLLPKDPNDDKNVIVEIRGAAGGDEAALFASDLYRMYTRYADTQGWKVELMDVNSNDLGGFKEVIFLINGRGAYSKMKFESGAHRVQRIPTTESGGRIHTSTSTVAVMPEAEEVDIEIHDKDIRVDTFCSSGAGGQSVNTTKSAVRVTHVPTGIVATCQDGKSQNSNKDKALQVLRTRIYDMMRQEEEAKYSGERKSKVGTGDRSERIRTYNFPQSRVTDHRIGLTLHKLDQVMNGEIEEIVSALTLAEQAEMMDRGE, from the coding sequence TTGTTGGACCGATTGCAATCCCTTGCGGACCGTTATGAAAAGTTAAGCGAGCTGCTCTGCGATCCCGATGTTGCAAACGACTCGAAAAAGTTGAGGGATTATTCCAAAGAACAATCCGATTTGCAGCCTGCTTACGAGGCCTTTGTTGAATATAAAAATGTGATTGACGAGCTTGACGCTGCCAAGACGATGCAGGGCGAAAAGCTGGATGATGAGATGCGTGAAATGGTGAAGATGGAAATCGACGAACTTAGCGCACGTCAGCAGACACTTGAAGAGACGATCCGCGTTCTGCTTCTGCCGAAGGACCCGAATGACGATAAGAACGTTATTGTCGAAATTCGCGGAGCGGCAGGTGGTGATGAGGCGGCACTGTTCGCTTCGGATCTATACCGGATGTACACCCGTTATGCGGATACCCAAGGCTGGAAGGTTGAGTTAATGGACGTCAACTCGAATGATCTCGGCGGATTTAAGGAAGTTATCTTCTTGATCAACGGCCGCGGTGCTTACAGCAAAATGAAGTTTGAAAGCGGAGCACACCGGGTACAACGTATTCCGACAACGGAATCGGGCGGCCGCATTCATACGTCCACCTCGACAGTTGCGGTTATGCCGGAAGCTGAAGAAGTGGATATCGAAATCCATGATAAAGATATTCGTGTGGATACATTCTGTTCCAGCGGTGCAGGCGGACAATCCGTTAACACGACGAAATCTGCGGTACGTGTCACGCACGTTCCAACAGGTATCGTTGCGACATGTCAGGACGGAAAGTCACAGAACTCCAACAAAGATAAGGCGCTGCAGGTACTTCGTACCCGTATCTATGATATGATGCGTCAGGAAGAAGAAGCAAAATATTCCGGCGAGCGTAAGAGCAAGGTAGGTACTGGCGATCGCAGTGAGCGGATCCGTACGTACAACTTCCCGCAAAGCCGTGTGACGGATCACCGGATCGGCTTGACTTTGCACAAGCTGGATCAGGTGATGAACGGAGAAATTGAGGAAATCGTTTCAGCCTTGACCCTTGCGGAGCAAGCAGAAATGATGGATAGAGGAGAATAA
- the prmC gene encoding peptide chain release factor N(5)-glutamine methyltransferase, whose translation MERKLFVSTPERSIREAYIEASSFLENCGVLEPQRNAQLLLEFVLRLTGTAYYMALPEIFPEERRTAWEEAVNQKGDGVPAQYIIGEQEFYGLPFEVTSAVLIPRPETELLVEAVLKHADMASRLTVLDIGTGSGAIGVSLALKSPKWQVLASDISPEALQVAERNAKRLGAIVEFRQGNLLEPFAGLAPDILVSNPPYIPAEDIEELQPEVRDHEPRTALDGGEDGLNPYRIMMEQLPLLASTPRIIAFELGMGQAEDVADLLRSTGYWNRIITVPDLAGIDRHVLGISL comes from the coding sequence TTGGAGCGGAAATTATTCGTATCGACGCCGGAGCGCAGCATAAGAGAAGCCTATATAGAGGCTTCTTCTTTTTTAGAAAACTGCGGCGTACTGGAGCCGCAGCGTAATGCCCAGTTGCTGCTGGAGTTTGTGCTTAGGTTGACCGGTACAGCCTACTATATGGCGCTGCCGGAAATCTTCCCAGAGGAGCGGCGCACAGCATGGGAAGAGGCCGTTAACCAAAAGGGAGACGGTGTGCCTGCGCAGTATATAATCGGAGAGCAGGAGTTTTATGGTCTTCCCTTTGAGGTGACATCGGCCGTACTCATTCCACGTCCGGAAACAGAGCTGCTGGTAGAGGCCGTGCTGAAGCATGCCGACATGGCATCCAGGCTTACGGTCTTGGATATCGGTACCGGGAGCGGCGCCATTGGTGTGAGCTTGGCGCTGAAATCGCCCAAGTGGCAGGTACTTGCTAGCGATATTTCTCCGGAAGCACTTCAGGTGGCCGAGCGTAATGCGAAGCGATTAGGTGCGATTGTAGAATTTCGCCAAGGGAATCTGTTGGAGCCGTTTGCTGGTCTTGCACCCGATATTTTGGTGTCCAACCCACCTTATATTCCGGCGGAGGATATTGAAGAGCTGCAGCCGGAAGTTCGGGATCACGAGCCGCGCACCGCACTTGACGGCGGTGAGGATGGCTTAAATCCTTACCGGATTATGATGGAACAGCTGCCTCTATTGGCATCAACGCCGCGCATCATTGCCTTTGAGCTTGGCATGGGCCAGGCGGAAGATGTGGCAGACCTGCTGCGTTCGACAGGATATTGGAACCGTATCATTACGGTCCCGGACCTTGCTGGTATTGATAGACATGTATTGGGAATTTCGCTGTAA
- a CDS encoding FtsW/RodA/SpoVE family cell cycle protein, whose product MLQKIKKIDFVIVAVLVMLMIISITSIYSVTKGDVKFDGSHVKMILYYIVGFIAFFGMSLLDFRFLMKYAWYIYFGGLALLLFVMFFGATINGSQGWISLGFASLQPAEMFKLVLIIILTYALVRKNKPRLSFIQDVIPVGLLAFIPFVLVMGINDLGNALSYVIILLGLLWIGNVKFSHALIGLVLVGGIAVGGAMAYVHYHDEIKESLGTGSRAHWMERIDPWLVPEKATAKASWHTHNAKLAIASGGMGGKGFMEGTSVQSGRVPYTYSDSIFVQIAEEYGFIGSSVLLLLYFVLIHRMILISLECRERAGPFLIVGIISMFLYQIFENIGMFIGLMPLTGITLPFISFGGTSLVISMASMGVAMSVKLHGREIDEDLPEPSTHRTVAKQS is encoded by the coding sequence ATGCTTCAAAAGATTAAAAAGATTGATTTTGTTATAGTGGCTGTATTGGTCATGTTGATGATTATTAGTATTACGTCGATATACAGTGTTACCAAGGGAGATGTGAAATTTGATGGCTCCCATGTCAAGATGATTCTATATTATATAGTAGGTTTTATTGCCTTTTTTGGAATGAGCTTACTGGATTTTCGTTTTCTAATGAAATATGCGTGGTATATTTATTTTGGTGGTTTAGCACTGCTACTGTTTGTCATGTTTTTCGGGGCAACCATAAACGGTTCGCAGGGCTGGATCTCGCTTGGTTTCGCCAGCTTGCAACCGGCCGAGATGTTCAAGCTTGTTTTGATTATTATTCTCACGTACGCACTAGTTCGCAAAAACAAGCCCCGACTGTCCTTTATCCAGGACGTGATCCCGGTTGGCCTGCTTGCGTTCATTCCATTCGTGCTCGTCATGGGAATAAACGACCTCGGGAATGCGCTCAGTTATGTCATTATTTTGTTGGGATTGCTTTGGATTGGCAACGTCAAATTTTCTCATGCTTTGATCGGGCTGGTTCTGGTAGGCGGCATAGCTGTAGGTGGTGCTATGGCCTATGTCCATTATCACGATGAGATTAAGGAATCCCTCGGCACGGGTTCACGCGCCCACTGGATGGAACGGATAGATCCTTGGCTGGTACCGGAGAAGGCTACAGCCAAGGCAAGCTGGCATACCCATAATGCCAAGCTAGCTATAGCATCCGGCGGCATGGGCGGAAAAGGCTTTATGGAGGGAACGTCGGTGCAGTCGGGTCGCGTGCCTTACACGTATTCAGATTCCATCTTTGTGCAGATCGCGGAGGAATACGGATTTATCGGTTCTTCTGTGCTGCTGCTTTTGTATTTTGTTTTGATTCACCGGATGATTCTGATCTCACTGGAGTGCCGGGAACGTGCGGGTCCATTTTTGATCGTCGGCATTATATCGATGTTCTTATACCAGATCTTTGAGAACATCGGTATGTTTATTGGTCTTATGCCGCTGACGGGAATTACGCTGCCGTTTATCAGTTTCGGGGGAACGTCACTCGTCATCAGCATGGCCAGTATGGGTGTGGCAATGAGTGTGAAGCTGCATGGACGGGAGATTGATGAAGATCTGCCGGAGCCGAGCACGCATCGGACAGTTGCCAAGCAAAGCTAG
- the spoIIR gene encoding stage II sporulation protein R produces the protein MRKHSETLRIIVKQMIMLLSILFMVVMAWEGQRIDAAVAGGPIPEESIRLRILANSDNPSDQLVKREIRDAVVAQMQRWVLELDNPQSLEEARELTRNHLPEIERLVGEELSKRGITYAYDVNLGTVPFPTKLYGGTVYPAGEYEAVRITLGEGKGQNWWCVLFPPLCFIDAGSGDAAAQPVDNAVRTASVQADDKNASEERGNAASSEPEVRFFLFDFFISLWDWIVGLF, from the coding sequence ATGAGAAAACATAGCGAGACACTCCGTATTATTGTAAAACAAATGATCATGCTCTTATCCATATTGTTTATGGTTGTGATGGCTTGGGAAGGACAACGGATTGACGCGGCAGTTGCGGGAGGCCCGATTCCGGAAGAATCGATCCGGCTTCGTATTTTGGCTAACTCGGACAATCCGTCTGATCAGCTCGTCAAGCGTGAAATTCGTGATGCTGTTGTAGCTCAAATGCAGAGATGGGTTTTAGAATTGGACAATCCGCAAAGCCTGGAGGAAGCAAGAGAGTTAACACGGAATCATCTGCCAGAAATTGAGCGGTTGGTTGGGGAAGAGCTATCCAAGCGTGGAATCACTTATGCTTATGATGTGAATTTGGGAACCGTGCCGTTCCCGACAAAGCTTTACGGTGGAACTGTGTATCCTGCGGGGGAATATGAAGCTGTCCGGATTACACTGGGTGAAGGCAAAGGCCAGAACTGGTGGTGTGTGCTTTTCCCGCCGCTTTGCTTCATTGATGCAGGCAGTGGCGATGCGGCTGCCCAGCCCGTAGACAACGCAGTAAGAACGGCTTCAGTGCAAGCCGACGACAAGAATGCTTCGGAGGAACGGGGCAATGCTGCTTCAAGTGAGCCTGAGGTGCGGTTTTTCCTATTCGACTTCTTCATCAGTTTGTGGGATTGGATTGTCGGGTTGTTCTAG
- a CDS encoding L-threonylcarbamoyladenylate synthase, translating into MERKENGNLEQGLHAGGKVTKLWRVCVDHEAGAAASATVQPLVGGADHEQAGFPLWALGSDDAIALNEAGAVLAGGGTVAFPTETVYGLGADARNTAAVEQIFAAKGRPSDNPLIVHISDTSQLDELVLGVNDTERRLMEAFWPGPLTLVLPVKPGAVSPRVTAGLDTVAVRMPDHRVALALISAADCPVAAPSANRSGRPSPTLAGHVFEDLAGAIDGILDGGPAGVGVESTVVQAGQDGTVTVLRPGGVTEEQLAALAASVQRDPALARAGSADSPAPRSPGMKYTHYAPKGALCIVQGRTADAVSAKIQAELDAAGARGETTGVLSFDEHIGRYRADVAVSLGSLAAPEEAAHRLYAGLRQFDEAGATFILAESCPDKGLGAAVMNRLLKAAGHHIIFASDDGLASD; encoded by the coding sequence ATGGAACGAAAAGAGAACGGGAATCTGGAACAGGGCCTTCACGCCGGGGGTAAGGTTACGAAACTGTGGCGGGTGTGCGTCGATCATGAAGCCGGAGCAGCAGCTTCTGCTACCGTACAACCACTGGTCGGCGGCGCAGATCATGAGCAGGCGGGATTTCCCTTATGGGCTTTGGGATCAGATGATGCCATAGCTCTAAATGAGGCTGGTGCGGTGCTTGCGGGCGGAGGGACTGTAGCTTTTCCAACGGAAACGGTATATGGTCTCGGTGCGGATGCCCGAAATACAGCTGCGGTGGAACAGATTTTTGCTGCAAAAGGGCGCCCTTCCGATAATCCGCTTATTGTGCATATTTCTGATACGTCTCAGTTGGACGAGCTCGTGCTGGGAGTGAATGATACGGAGCGGCGGTTGATGGAGGCTTTTTGGCCGGGACCGTTAACACTGGTCCTGCCGGTGAAGCCCGGCGCGGTATCTCCGCGCGTGACGGCTGGACTAGATACGGTTGCGGTCCGCATGCCGGATCACAGGGTGGCGCTGGCACTGATCAGCGCCGCAGACTGTCCGGTTGCTGCGCCAAGCGCAAACCGTTCAGGCCGGCCAAGCCCTACGCTGGCTGGCCATGTGTTTGAGGATCTGGCCGGTGCCATCGACGGCATTCTCGACGGCGGCCCCGCGGGGGTCGGCGTCGAGTCGACGGTCGTCCAGGCTGGCCAGGACGGTACTGTGACGGTGCTGCGCCCCGGCGGCGTCACGGAAGAGCAGCTTGCCGCGCTCGCGGCAAGCGTGCAGCGCGACCCGGCGCTTGCGCGCGCCGGGAGCGCAGACAGCCCGGCGCCACGCTCGCCGGGCATGAAGTACACGCACTACGCACCCAAGGGTGCCCTGTGCATCGTCCAGGGGCGGACGGCTGATGCCGTGTCCGCCAAGATCCAGGCCGAGCTTGACGCCGCCGGAGCGCGCGGGGAGACGACCGGTGTGCTGTCGTTCGACGAGCACATCGGTCGCTACCGCGCGGACGTTGCCGTCTCGCTCGGCAGCCTGGCCGCACCGGAGGAAGCGGCACACCGGCTCTACGCCGGGCTGCGCCAATTCGATGAAGCAGGCGCGACCTTTATCCTGGCAGAATCCTGCCCGGATAAAGGTCTTGGCGCCGCGGTGATGAACCGGCTGCTGAAGGCGGCGGGTCATCATATTATATTTGCGTCCGATGATGGGCTTGCCTCAGATTAG
- a CDS encoding manganese efflux pump MntP family protein, with amino-acid sequence MLETSVQLGQLATILIMAVALGLDAFSLGIGVGMRGIRLKHVLIISLLIALFHTLMPLLGLFAGRYVGVLLGQVTGLAAGGLLVLLGGHMIWNSFRKEEGRPVNHTTLLGMLLFSLSVSIDSFSVGVSLGMFVNDTAIIVTSFGVIGGLMSIFGLMLGRKAGSRLGEYGEMTGGVILLAFGLMFIF; translated from the coding sequence ATGTTGGAAACGTCTGTCCAGTTAGGGCAACTCGCGACGATCCTGATTATGGCCGTGGCGCTGGGCTTGGATGCATTTTCACTCGGTATCGGTGTTGGAATGAGAGGCATCCGCCTGAAACATGTCCTGATCATCAGCCTGCTGATCGCCTTATTCCACACGCTGATGCCGCTGCTCGGTTTGTTTGCTGGTCGTTATGTTGGCGTTTTGCTCGGACAAGTTACGGGGCTCGCTGCAGGAGGCCTGCTTGTGCTGCTGGGGGGACATATGATCTGGAACTCTTTTCGCAAAGAGGAAGGTCGGCCGGTGAATCACACCACGCTGCTCGGAATGCTTCTGTTTTCGCTTAGTGTCAGTATCGACTCTTTTTCGGTAGGGGTTTCGCTTGGCATGTTCGTGAATGATACGGCGATCATTGTAACTTCTTTCGGCGTGATCGGAGGCTTAATGTCGATTTTCGGACTGATGCTCGGCCGGAAGGCGGGTAGCAGACTCGGTGAATATGGAGAAATGACCGGCGGTGTCATTTTGCTGGCATTTGGTTTGATGTTTATATTTTGA
- a CDS encoding low molecular weight protein arginine phosphatase produces the protein MKNILFVCTGNTCRSPMAEGMLRKLAKGRGIPLEVRSAGVSAAEGMPISRHAEAVLRDQQIKDGMSSKPLSMDLVEWADLILTLTLSHKQYAIRQFPYAADKVHTLKEYVENDVQVLTDLQEQDSLLASMEMMRSLGIELQEKDKVRLIELRQRIPSFDISDPFGGSLEEYEETAAEIRSALFRLLDKLERE, from the coding sequence GTGAAAAACATATTGTTCGTCTGCACCGGCAACACCTGTCGCAGTCCTATGGCTGAAGGTATGCTGCGCAAGCTCGCCAAGGGGAGAGGGATTCCGCTTGAAGTTCGTTCCGCAGGTGTTTCGGCTGCAGAAGGAATGCCAATCTCACGTCATGCTGAAGCAGTACTCCGCGATCAGCAGATTAAGGACGGTATGTCCTCTAAGCCACTGAGTATGGATCTTGTCGAGTGGGCAGATCTGATTCTGACATTGACGTTATCCCATAAGCAGTATGCGATTCGTCAGTTTCCTTATGCGGCGGACAAGGTTCATACGCTAAAAGAATACGTCGAGAATGATGTGCAGGTGCTTACGGATCTGCAGGAGCAGGACAGTCTGCTGGCATCCATGGAGATGATGAGATCCCTTGGCATTGAGCTTCAGGAGAAAGACAAGGTTCGGTTAATCGAGCTGCGTCAGCGTATTCCGAGTTTTGATATTTCCGATCCGTTCGGAGGTTCGCTGGAAGAGTATGAGGAAACTGCGGCAGAAATCCGTTCAGCGCTGTTCCGATTGCTGGACAAGCTGGAGAGAGAGTAA
- the rpiB gene encoding ribose 5-phosphate isomerase B produces the protein MKIALGTDHAGIRLKEEITEVIRNLGHEVEDLGCGCSDSVDYPDFALPVCEKVVSGEADRGILICGTGIGMSIAANKVPGIRCALTHDVFSAKATREHNDSNVLALGERVVGPGLAAEIVTAWLTTDFSQGERHVGRVNKIKAIEERYLKG, from the coding sequence ATGAAAATCGCATTGGGCACGGATCATGCAGGTATTCGTTTGAAAGAGGAAATTACGGAGGTCATTCGGAATCTCGGGCATGAGGTCGAGGACTTGGGCTGCGGCTGTTCCGACTCGGTAGATTATCCTGACTTTGCGCTTCCGGTATGTGAAAAGGTCGTATCCGGAGAAGCTGACCGTGGAATTCTGATCTGCGGAACGGGAATCGGCATGAGCATTGCGGCGAATAAGGTTCCAGGAATTCGCTGTGCGCTGACACATGATGTATTTTCGGCAAAAGCTACCCGCGAGCACAATGATAGCAACGTGCTGGCACTTGGTGAACGAGTGGTGGGCCCCGGCCTTGCAGCAGAAATCGTTACAGCTTGGCTGACGACAGATTTCAGTCAAGGTGAGCGGCATGTTGGCAGGGTGAACAAAATCAAGGCCATTGAGGAACGCTATCTGAAGGGATAA
- a CDS encoding TIGR01440 family protein, with translation MTDYPVDHALREQTVTIMRELAEAAGLRAGKVLVVGTSTSEITGRRIGTGGVLETAQQVLNGIAEVQAEFGFDTAYQCCEHLNRALVVERKLLERLGLTEVAAVPVPKAGGSMASAAYRSFDDPCLAESISAHAGIDIGETMIGMHLRRVAVPFRPSIRYIGKARVTAALTRPKLIGGERAVYRMEQEIDRAACD, from the coding sequence ATGACAGATTACCCGGTTGACCATGCTTTGAGAGAACAAACGGTAACGATTATGCGGGAATTGGCTGAGGCTGCAGGTCTCAGGGCAGGCAAGGTGCTGGTCGTCGGGACCAGCACAAGTGAAATCACCGGCCGCCGGATTGGTACCGGCGGTGTGCTGGAGACCGCGCAACAGGTGCTGAACGGAATCGCAGAGGTACAGGCTGAGTTCGGTTTCGATACGGCTTACCAGTGCTGCGAGCACCTGAACCGTGCGCTTGTTGTGGAACGGAAACTACTCGAGCGATTGGGACTGACGGAAGTAGCTGCAGTACCCGTTCCTAAAGCGGGAGGATCTATGGCGTCTGCCGCTTACCGGAGCTTCGATGATCCGTGTCTGGCTGAGAGCATCTCCGCTCATGCGGGTATCGATATTGGTGAGACGATGATCGGCATGCATCTGCGCCGTGTTGCGGTACCATTTCGACCGAGTATTCGGTATATCGGGAAAGCTCGTGTGACAGCGGCATTGACGAGACCGAAATTGATCGGTGGAGAGCGGGCTGTATATCGGATGGAGCAGGAGATTGATAGGGCGGCATGTGATTAG
- the glyA gene encoding serine hydroxymethyltransferase — protein sequence MMEHLRKSDPAVLEAMDLELKRQRSNIELIASENIVSEAVMEAMGSVLTNKYAEGYPGKRYYGGCERVDIVEDLARDRAKQLFGAEHANVQPHSGAQANMAVYLAALKPGDTVLGMNLAHGGHLTHGSPVNASGLLYNFVAYGVQEDTFLIDYNEVRKAAFKHRPRMIVAGASAYPRTIDFEALASIANDVGALFMVDMAHIAGLVATGLHPNPVPHAHFVTTTTHKTLRGPRGGLILCKQPWAAAIDKAVFPGTQGGPLMHVIASKAVALGEALDPSFKEHAEKVVKNAKVLADTLISEGLNIVSGGTDNHLMLVDTRNLDISGKDAEKVLDSIGITVNKNAIPFDPTSPFVTSGIRIGTPAVTSRGMDEEAMATIGKIIAMVLRQPKDEATLAKAGRMVAELTEKYPLYPQLKY from the coding sequence ATGATGGAACATTTGCGCAAGAGTGACCCGGCAGTACTGGAAGCGATGGATTTGGAACTGAAGCGCCAACGCAGTAACATTGAACTTATCGCTTCGGAGAACATTGTTAGTGAAGCTGTTATGGAAGCGATGGGATCAGTGCTGACGAATAAATATGCAGAAGGCTATCCAGGCAAACGCTACTATGGCGGCTGCGAGCGCGTTGATATTGTAGAGGATCTGGCACGTGACCGTGCGAAGCAGTTGTTCGGTGCTGAGCACGCTAACGTCCAGCCTCACTCCGGTGCACAGGCGAACATGGCTGTTTATTTGGCTGCGTTGAAGCCGGGCGATACGGTACTCGGTATGAACCTGGCACATGGTGGGCACTTGACGCACGGTAGTCCTGTCAATGCATCCGGCCTTCTGTATAACTTTGTGGCATATGGTGTGCAGGAAGATACCTTCCTAATCGATTATAACGAAGTGCGTAAAGCAGCCTTCAAACATCGTCCGCGTATGATTGTTGCCGGCGCAAGCGCTTATCCGCGAACCATCGACTTTGAAGCACTGGCTTCCATTGCAAATGACGTGGGTGCCTTGTTCATGGTTGATATGGCTCATATCGCAGGGCTTGTTGCTACAGGATTGCATCCGAACCCTGTACCTCACGCACATTTCGTTACCACAACAACTCACAAAACACTGCGCGGACCGCGCGGCGGCTTGATTCTGTGCAAACAGCCATGGGCTGCAGCTATCGACAAGGCGGTATTCCCGGGCACCCAAGGCGGACCACTTATGCACGTCATTGCATCCAAAGCAGTTGCGCTGGGTGAAGCGTTGGACCCATCCTTCAAGGAGCATGCTGAAAAAGTAGTGAAGAACGCCAAAGTACTTGCGGACACACTGATTTCTGAAGGGCTTAACATCGTATCCGGCGGAACCGATAACCACCTGATGCTGGTGGATACCCGTAATTTGGACATTTCCGGTAAAGATGCTGAGAAAGTGCTAGATTCTATCGGTATTACCGTGAACAAAAACGCGATTCCATTTGACCCTACAAGTCCGTTTGTAACAAGCGGTATCCGGATCGGTACCCCAGCTGTGACTTCCCGTGGCATGGATGAGGAAGCTATGGCTACGATCGGCAAAATTATAGCTATGGTCCTCCGTCAGCCGAAGGACGAGGCAACACTCGCAAAAGCTGGTCGTATGGTAGCTGAATTGACAGAGAAATATCCGCTGTATCCGCAATTGAAATACTAA